The genomic interval ACTTCTTCATAGTGCAGGCGTCAGGGCAGGTGGGGCACTTGTCACATGTGGCTCCGTAGGCCCCAGGCTGGGTGCACTCACaggccccacacacacattggcCCCTCCCGCTGCACAACAAGCCCAGGTTGGACATGCAGGTGTCAGTACGTCTGGAGCAGTTACAGTTCTCACCCTGCCAGTCTGGTGCGCACTGGCAGAAACCACAGTTACAGACGCCATGGCCTGGAagggaagaaaggaaaagacTATAACATTGTTTACTGGTATAACTTCCATTTTCACACACTGAAGGGTGATACAGTATATGGAGTAAAATAGTGAAAGAGGATGCAAATGAACAATAAAGGAGAGGAGGACAATGTGACCAAGTAAAATTCTGTGAGAAAACGAGGGTGTAGTTGGAGTtaggaaagaggaaggaaaaaggCAGGAGTGGTCAATGCTTAAAActattttgttatttgtttgCCAGGCTAATATGAGCTCCATGTTTTTATGGCTTTGTAATCCCATAACATGGAAATATTATGCACCATTTATACACATTTCATCAAAATTCTGCCTTTGGAAATGTATTAATTTTTCATAGTAAAGACATTTCGTAGCTCTATAAGTCTGGAGCTCTTGAATTTTGATACCAAATACTGGAAGGCAGAAGTTGTAAGTCATATTGTTGCAACTGTTTAAGGCCGAAAACACATTTCATTGTGTGCCTGTGGTGTCTGGAAGGCTTTTATTTTTGGCTGcatgattctgtgtgtgtgtgtgtgtgtgtgtgtgtgtgtgtgtgtgtgtgtgtgtgtgtgtgtgtgtgtgtgtgtgtgtgtgtgtgtgtgtgtgtgtgtgtgtgtgtgtgtgtgagagagagagtgaatttATGCACATtggtttgttgtttttccatgtatctatgtgtggtgtgtgcgcgCAAGAGAGTGACAATGCAGGAAACATTGTGGCCTATCACTGCAAAACAATTCTCAGATAAACAATGAGACAGGAAGCTGCTTGGAACCGTCTGACTCAATAAAGGATGATCCATAAGCAAACTGCCATTACCACTTGACCACACAACGGCTGGCTTTTAATTAGATCATTCTTTGTGGGGAAGAACAAAGACTATGGTGCTCGTACTGAAAAAAGTATTTCAAGACAACAACAGACCATGTTGTACACACAGAACATTTCCAGTTCTCTCCGACTTGGCCCTTTTCTGACCAAACATGGGTTTATTTTTAGCCTCATTACACCACTCCAGCCAATGAGTAAGCAGAAAGGTATTCTCTTGTTAATCTATGGGCTTTTGGGAATACAGCAAAAACATTTCTGTGTGAGAGCAGCAGAGGGGGTTGAGTGATATATGATGTGATGAAGCTTGAGGCAGTCTGTGCCAAAACGTATGCAATTAACAatgctcaaataaaataaaatatcccctgaccaatctcAATACCAGTTCATGTGTTTTACCTACTAATATGTAACTAATAGGAATTACTTCAATGGAGAAGAGCACTTGTGAGTGAGGCCTGTACATGTTGACTTCATGATCCCTATTCTTTTtgtcctttaattccttttctTTGTCTCCTGTCGTCCTCTGCCATTTTAATCCTGCCAACTTTACTATTATAGTTAGTGTGACATTTAGGGAAGTACATTTATTCTGTTTCTTTTAGAAAATAAGATGAGAAGACCAATCCACTGTCATGGCTGTCCATTTTGTACAGAGCTAAAGTCAGGAGGTGACATCTTAGCTAGCattaagactggaagcaggggggaaaaaagcaagtCTGGCTGTCTCCAAAActgccattttttttctgtttgtggaTGGATTAAACAAAGGAAATGCTACCTGTTAATAACagagcattttattttatttctttggtgGTATCAATCCTCTcttctcggcaagaaagcagaTAAGCAAAATGTCCAACTATTTACAATTTAAAGATTGATAACAATAACTCTTTTGCTTGTACGGTACTGTGAACATAAATTGttagcagctggttagcttaagTTATTTTAGCATTAAGACTATAAACAGGAGAAAAACAGCTAGTCGGGCTCTGtacaaaaggtaacaaaatccgcttaccagcacctctaaagctcacaaaCTAACACATTATAAAACTTGTTTGTCTATATAACCAGAGTTGTTTCccgctgtttccagtctttatgctaaggtTAGCTAACCGACTGCTCCCAGTATCATCATCTTTAACTGACAGACAGCTGAATACATCTTCTCATCTTACTCTCAATAAGAAATCAAAAAAGCACATTTACCAAAATGTTGGACTATCCCTGAGTGTTGAACCAAATTTCCTATATTTTAATATACCTACATTATTGGTGGAATTCTTTGCAATAAACATATAACCTCTAACTGTCAGTAATGAAAGCAAATTAACTACTATTAGAAAAAGACTGACAGCATTGTTATGTATGGTCTAAAGCCTACTTTACACAGCTAATCCCAGACTGAAAAGTCACTCATAAGATCTCAATTACAAACATCCTCAGGGTAACATCATGTGTTATGACTTGATGACATACTGTCTCTTTTAAAACATGAGGAGAAGGATCATGAGGCAGTGAGTTAAAGCTCTTAACAATTACCAAGCACAAACTAATTCCAACTGTTTAAAAATCTCAACCGCAACAGAAAAAACGTTCAGAAAAGTGAGAGTGCCCTCTGACCGTAGAGAGCTACCGTTATATTTGAAAAAGGTTCCTTTGTGCATGAATCCTGTTGAACTCCGTGATACAAAAGCTTGGCCTGGCTGAGGAAAACATACAACCTGAgcttacactcacacacacctatgTTTATTGTGAATGGACCCCATGTCCTAGGCAGAAGGGATAGTTGTTATTGTTGGTAATTCTTCCCAGATGAGGTGGGTGGCAAGTCATGTGGTAAATGGGGACTGCCAACCCCGACGGCAAAGGTATACACATTCCCTGAAACTCTACCACGGACACACACGATGTTCATGACATCAGTCAGTGGGCCATTTTAGCCTTCTTCACCTTTCAATTGTACCAATATGGCGTGTGGTTGTCAAAATAATGTTAAAGAAATAATTTTTGGGGAAACACATTTTCGTTCAAAAagtcagatgagaagatcaataccaccctcatgtctgtgtgttaaatatattaatatacaacAAGCAACTGGTTAGCTTACATTAGCTTACCTTATTTTAGCGTAAAAAACTGGAACTGGGGAAACAGCTTTGTGTGGAACTACCACAAAGTCACTTCACCTTGCCAAAACACTGACCAGCACATAACCTCCCCTAAAAAAACATTAGTTTTTTTGtgcggattaaacaaacaatatatgGCGTGTCAATTAGTGAGTTTTAGTGATGTTgataggcagattttgttacctttggacagagccaggctagccctTTAACcccttaatgctaagctaagctaaccggctgaaGGATATGAAGAAGCACATTTCCCAAAGTGTTGCACTATTCCTTTTAAAAAGTCAATATCATCACGTTTTGCatcagaaaataatgaaaaaggcagagtaatcaataatgaaaacaatcattagttgcagccctatagtTGTCGATTAAATTTCTGTCAACTGACTAATTATCTAATAGTTTCAGCCCTATCAGCTCAAGAGGCTCAGGTAAATTAAttacaaaagaagaagaagctcaTAAGATCTTACCTGAGCACAGTTCCCCTTTGTAGCGCAGGCAGTTGAAGtcatcacattcacacagcttTCCCCAGACTTTTCCAAAGTCACTGCTGTGGCACACACActggccacacacacagtctccacGGCCGCTGCAGATGGCAGACTGAGGTCCTCCAGagcctgcaggtccgctgcagcGGTCCTGCTCTGTGGGGTTATAGTCACCCTCTGCACACTCGCAGTGCGGCCCTAAGCGACCCGGGTGGCACAGGCAAATGCCGCACTCATATGTGCCGTTGCCTTGGTTACATTTGGGGCTATTGGGCTGGGCCTTGGTCTGGCACTTGCAGTCGCACTCAAAGTTGACAGTGATGGAGAGGGAGTCCTTGAAGCCAACAGGCTTAATGATGAaggttttcttcttctgtttgggGCAACCTCGAGCTCTGGCCTCCACGCTGAAAGAGACCTGGATGAGAGGAGGGAATTGAAATCGTAACATGTCAAATTTTGGGGGAGAAAGAAGTATTTGGTTCAAACATGTTTTGAGCCTTgtctgttttaaatgtttttgttttgaaagagATTATGCATCCACACTTTGTGAAACCGATCATGCTGTATCACCCTGGTGTAGATTACATAACATGTAACAGAACATTAATGGTTCAAGGTTACGTATTTAATAGCCTCACGCTGAAATTGTGAGCATTGTCGGTGGAAACAGCACAAAGACCTGACACAGGGAATGCCTCCATATGTATCCAGTCAAAGTAATTGTTCATTCAGCGCTGCATCCAAATCTGGTAAATGTCCAAAAGTGGGCAGTTACAACATCTGGAGAGACAGCCATATATGGCGAAAACAAGCGGGGTTGAggtagagagaaagaaatgtgtGGAGGCCAAAAAATGTCACCTGGAGTGAGAAGAGAACAAGGAAAGAGCCAAAGAAGCTGTGATAAAgaaaaaatgctaaaaaaaaaaacgaacaaaGAGAACTGTTTAAGCAgactgtttgttttaaatggagtTGGCAAAAGAAGAACGGAAAGACAAGAAAACATcaactaaaaaaaactaactcaGAGACTGAATGATTCACTTTTTCCCCATCATCTGCTTCCCACCAAAAGGAACTGGGGGGATTCTAACTTTAAAGACATGTAGATAGCAGCCAGAAGGGAAATGGAAAGAGACCAAAAAGAAGGTGAAAATACTATATGGAACTAACTAACATGTTATTTTTGCAACCATATGATTATGGCCACTAGAGATAGGACATGTTGGTTTGGGGTGAAGAAGTTGGCACAAGAGTCAATAATATAGTTACATACTGTGTAAATGCTCATTTAACCTATTACATCCTTAAAActattttttcttaaaacaagccCTGCATCTGCTCAATGGGATGCCAATTTTTGCACCTGCTTTTTCTTATACAAAccatttttttaagtttcattttctttctactTGTGCAGCAATCTGCCATATATTGACATAATTTATAGAAATATCGTAACAATAGATACAACTGTCTGGTGACTGGTTTGGGTTCCTTGGACAAATATAATAGGGACATAAATGATAATTTcttcacatttttttatatcatttttcAAAGAAACCATCCATGAAGATAAAATCAATCTTTGGTTCAGCTTATGACTTATTTCAAGAGTGATGCCATAACCTGTGTTGAGGggtcaaaagacaaaaaaggggtcacaagccaaaaagaaAGGTGGACATGGACTGACCGTGTCTCCTATCTTGAGCCCAGAACAGGATTTGAGGCCAGGGATAAGCTCTCCATTCAGACAAGTGGCGTTGAAGGACAGAGACAGCTCCTCTGGGACGCCTTGAAGCTCCAGCTCCACCTTGGAACGGATTTTCTGGCGACACCATTGAAAGAAAACAGCaggaaacacatacacatgaaAGGATGAGTATATAGGCTTGTGCCATGAAACAAACTGCATGTTAGTTTTTAAATTAGGTTGTGCCAAGCCAAATCCAATGCTCAGTAACATCATATCTGATCTGCCACATTGCTGACTGTTATGGAAaagaatgctttttttttacaagccaATACAAATAATTTCTATCTCCCAATTTGTGTGAATAACATACTTTCCTGCTTTAATTAAATGCAAGTCTTCACATTAATTTGGATGTACAGTGCCCACATTGACACACAAGCTTGTATGTACATCGGTACAGACATCACAAAGTCACAGCCAgctaaaaaaaaggtaaaataattttttcagCTAATTCACCTGTTCTCTGTATAATAAACCAACTAAAACATGAACAATGAAACAAAGCCAGCAGGAGTCTCATACATTTGGTCACCTTCACACATCTGTGGAACTTCTACCAAGACTTTGGTCTGACCGTGTGTATGACTCAGAcactgtgggtgtgtgtcagCAAACACATGTCATCCCCTGAAACACCGTCTAGTCTaaggctggtgtgtgtgtttgtgtgtttgtgtgtgtgtgtgtaagacttACAGCGTAGGCCTTCAGTATGAGCTGAATAACATTGCCTGAGTCGTTGGACAGCGTTCCTACTGTGGTGCCAGGAATCAGCTCACTGTAGTTCTACAAGACAGAACGACAGATAGACTGGAAGACTGTTGTCATCCTACATAGTGAggaaactaataataataactaatgACGATAGTTGTGAGAGTTGCACCAAACCTGTACTCTCATATCGCCCACAAATggtgtgtgaaaacaccctAATAAAGCAGAAGTGTATCACACTCTAACCTCATGCCATCCCCCATTCGTTTCCCTTTAACAGTTAGTTGCAACAGTGTTTCCAGTTTGGGGAAAACTGAGTATGTATCTCACTGTGTCTTAACAGTGTATAATAGTGATTCATTTTGAGTTTCCATTCTTCCAAAGCAGGATCCAAGAATCTCAGTCTAAAACCAGTGAGGTTTGGATGACATTAGCTACAGTATGTTCAAGATGAGATGATTACCGAGTGGGATTTGTCGTCCTCTCAGTTTCAGTTTGAAAAACAATGCTTAATTTACGCTTTTGAACAGAACTTGAACAGAGTAAAATGCTGGATGTGCTGAGTGTGAACTGCAGAGCTCCTGACCTGGTACAGAGGAACCACAGGATTGGTGACAGCAAAAATGAGATTAATGTTGTTCTCCGACATCTTCTCTGTGATCAGAGCTAGAGATGGGTAATCCTGTGAGGCCAAACCAGACAGTGTGGTTAGCACATGCGGACATGAACACTGACATGTTTCTTTTCATACACTTATTTAAACAAAGTCTTTCATTATTTCTTTATCATACTGTTTCTGTTTACTGTCTGCGCACCAAACACACTAAACACTAAATATACACTAACCATGGTGGTAGACATGCTGTACATTTTGTCAGAGTTGAGGTGGCACTGCCCATCGTTGGGCTGCACGATTCCAGCAAGACGACCATCCAGAGCCACGTGAGTCTTAGCGTCCGAGGTGAAGATCAGCAGGTGGGATGCACCAGGGCGCCAACCGATCTGCTCCTAGTTCCCATCAAACCACGTAACAATTCAGCTTTTGAATGATGGAATACACTTTTAGTGGACCCTCATCTAAAGCAGCAAAGCTCTTTCTGATTAACTTTTAATTGTATCATCTAATTCTTCTCTTGGAAATCATGAAATGTTTATAATTGTACAAGTGTGACAAAAGAGACAAAGACTGTAAAACAAAGTCATGAGACAGTGAGTGAGTCTCTCCACCTTGCACACAGCAGCCTGGATTATGGCATCGAAGCCTCCCTCCGGGGCGTCGCGGTTCCTGGACACCATCTGCTTCTTCACTTCCTCTGTGAAGCGGCCCACCTCCTCCGTCAGGGACAGAACGTGTTTGTAGCCAAACTGGGGCAGACAGGTGGTGTTAATGCTGTCAATGAAACAGAGATCAACTGATCAGAGTTCAGCTTCTTCATTCATCTGAACATCtgtttcatggcaatccattcaaTCATTGTCTGGACCAAAGCAGTGGATCGACCAGCAGACCAATGTTGCAATCCCTACAGACTTTAGAGTCATTTCTCCTGTTCATCAGTATATTTTTCTGTTCCAAGCTGCTGTTAGTTTCCTAAAGATTAGCATTTGGTTAAAATGGCTATCCTGCAGTGCCAGTGgaccc from Perca fluviatilis chromosome 21, GENO_Pfluv_1.0, whole genome shotgun sequence carries:
- the LOC120551771 gene encoding integrin beta-3-like, yielding MGALPAQRLLWIYYVFTGITAVYGSNVCTSRGASTCKQCLAVHPSCAWCFQEDFGQGVASSSRCDLKSNLVAAGCALSALESPTSKLQVIEDRPLSNKAAGATQDVTQINPQKLHITLRPDDAKRFTVKVRQVEDYPVDLYYLMDLSYSMNDDLFRLRTLGKGLAEAMNRTTSNLRMGFGAFVDKPLSPYMYISPKEAVKNPCYSINTTCLPQFGYKHVLSLTEEVGRFTEEVKKQMVSRNRDAPEGGFDAIIQAAVCKEQIGWRPGASHLLIFTSDAKTHVALDGRLAGIVQPNDGQCHLNSDKMYSMSTTMDYPSLALITEKMSENNINLIFAVTNPVVPLYQNYSELIPGTTVGTLSNDSGNVIQLILKAYAKIRSKVELELQGVPEELSLSFNATCLNGELIPGLKSCSGLKIGDTVSFSVEARARGCPKQKKKTFIIKPVGFKDSLSITVNFECDCKCQTKAQPNSPKCNQGNGTYECGICLCHPGRLGPHCECAEGDYNPTEQDRCSGPAGSGGPQSAICSGRGDCVCGQCVCHSSDFGKVWGKLCECDDFNCLRYKGELCSGHGVCNCGFCQCAPDWQGENCNCSRRTDTCMSNLGLLCSGRGQCVCGACECTQPGAYGATCDKCPTCPDACTMKKECVECKHFKRGKLFEDNTCSRICKDEIVLVDEIVLHDTNAVNCTYKDEDDCVERFQYYEDASGKSILFVVKEPDCPKGPDILVVLLSVAGAILFLGLAALLIWKLLVTIHDRREFAKFEEERAHAKWDTGHNPLYKGATSTFTNITYRGKD